Below is a genomic region from Daphnia pulicaria isolate SC F1-1A chromosome 10, SC_F0-13Bv2, whole genome shotgun sequence.
AAGAACAACTAGAACAGCAACAGAACTCAAACTCACCTCCAGTGTTTCTCAACTCGGCGACTGAGAGCGATCTTCTCTCCCACATCAGTGCACACGGGATTTGTCAAGCTAATTTTTGCCAAATCGGCCTTAACAGCTAAGACGCGACCACCAGTAGACAAAGAGCCAATGTTGACCATCAGAACTTCGTTTTTAGAAAGTTTCTGGACCTTGGCTCCTTTCTTGTCTCCTTCAGTCCTAACACCCAGCAAGCGACGAAGTAAGAAATAGGAAATCTCAAGCTCAGTGAAAATCTCTGGCAGAGCATTAATAGATCCCAGAACTTGTCCAACCATTCGATCCGCTCGGCTTAAAGTTGGGTCAATCATAGTACCGACACCTGCCAAAACAATCAGACCACTAAATTTAGTCAACTGAATAAGACATAAAATAACCAAATACTATTACCAATCAAACCACCCGGAACGGCATACATCAGCTCATTTTGTTCGGCATACAAAGAGACGATCCGGGAAAAGATGGGATTGCATGTTAGCTTTCCTTCAGAATCTTTAGACACCAATCCAGGCCGCACTTCAATCTCTTGTCCCACCTTGAAGATGCGAGGaaagaataataacaataTAAAGGTAATATTGTAATATTCTTTTATGACAAAATTGTGAGGTTTACCTTGAGAACACCCTTCAAAATACTGCCTCCAGCAACTCCTCCCTTAAGGTCGTCTACTTCGCAACCGGGTTTATTGACATCGAACGAACGAATAATAATCAACCGGGGTTCTGCAGTAAAATCGCGCAACGGAATGGGAATCTTGTTAACGACGTACTCGCAGATAACTTCAATGTTATATTTCAGCTGAGCTGAAATTGGGATAACGGGAGCTCCTTCGGCCACGGTACCtgtgaacaaacaaacaaaaagtcaCGTCACCATTCAGATACCGTTTAACCGCTAGCAATTGACGCACCTTGAACGAACTTCAAAATCTGTTCGTATTGATCCTTAGCTTGACTCTCTTTCACCAAGTCAATCTTGTTTTGAAGGATCAAAATGTGCTTGAGCTTCATGATTTCAATAGCAGCTAAATGCTCTGAAGTTTGGGGCTGTGGACAGGATTCATTCCCAGCTAGCAAgtcattagaaaaattttagaaaatagaaagttgAACAATGATGTAACTATTACCAATAAGAAGGAGAGCCGCGTCCATGACGGCAGCACCGTTCAACATGGTGGCCATGAGAATGTCGTGGCCAGGACAATCCACAAAGGATACATGTCGAACTAACTTGAATTTTCCTAAGGGGCCCATGAAGGAGTCATCCTGTAAACATAAAAGCATTAGATTTCCATCAAACTAAGCAATGTAAAACTCAATGTACCTTTGATGAGCTTCCAGACATGTAACAGATAGGTCTGGGGCATTTTTCATTGTCACACTTGAAAATCTTGGCATTAGCATAACCTAACTTGATAGTGATGTTGCGTTCCAACTCATTCTTGAAACGCACAGTCTGCACACCTGACAGGGCCTTTACCACTGTTGACTTTCCATGGGCCACATGTCCAATCGTGCCTGTGAAAATTATGTGACATTTTACAGTAGCGAACAACACATTATTAACAGTTTTTAACTTGGCTTACCAATATTGATGGTGGCCTGCCGACTGATGACTTCAGGAGAAAGAGCATTCAATTTAGAAACATCCtataagggaaaaaaaatcaattactaaCACAAGGAGAAAACTAATCCACATTTGCTGATGCAATCACAACACCCCGAGCCGGGTAACCAATCGTCAATCCATTTCGTAGTCGATCAGACATGTTTTGGGTTTTGTGAgttctatttttcaaaatgtaattttcCTTACTAATTTAGAAAGATCTTGTTTTGCCAAATGAGGCTGTCC
It encodes:
- the LOC124314579 gene encoding eukaryotic translation initiation factor 2 subunit 3-like, with translation MSAAEEFPTVTTGQPHLAKQDLSKLDVSKLNALSPEVISRQATINIGTIGHVAHGKSTVVKALSGVQTVRFKNELERNITIKLGYANAKIFKCDNEKCPRPICYMSGSSSKDDSFMGPLGKFKLVRHVSFVDCPGHDILMATMLNGAAVMDAALLLIAGNESCPQPQTSEHLAAIEIMKLKHILILQNKIDLVKESQAKDQYEQILKFVQGTVAEGAPVIPISAQLKYNIEVICEYVVNKIPIPLRDFTAEPRLIIIRSFDVNKPGCEVDDLKGGVAGGSILKGVLKVGQEIEVRPGLVSKDSEGKLTCNPIFSRIVSLYAEQNELMYAVPGGLIGVGTMIDPTLSRADRMVGQVLGSINALPEIFTELEISYFLLRRLLGVRTEGDKKGAKVQKLSKNEVLMVNIGSLSTGGRVLAVKADLAKISLTNPVCTDVGEKIALSRRVEKHWRLIGWGQIRRGVTIAAEKK